One genomic window of Notamacropus eugenii isolate mMacEug1 chromosome 6, mMacEug1.pri_v2, whole genome shotgun sequence includes the following:
- the LOC140511496 gene encoding olfactory receptor 4P4-like — MNNKSNVMEFILLGLSQNNPVQILCFIIFLFCYLAILIGNFIVMISITCIQLIEQPMYFFLTYLSFMDICYTSTVTPKLISDMLVENKSISYTNCLIQLFTMHFFGGVEVFLLTGMAYDRYVAICKPLHYMTIKRRGKCNALVLAACGGGFLHSFAQLILAILLPFCGPKEINHYFCDMYPLLKLACIDTHRIGLLVIANSGMIALVVFMVLMTSYAVILYTLWTHSSESRQKALSTCGSHITVVVLFFGPAIFIYIRPATTFQEDKVLALFYTVIAPMCNSLVYTLKNSEMKNALKKVWNRNLFNRRKQMF; from the coding sequence ATGAACAATAAGAGTAATGTCATGGAATTTATTCTCTTGGGTCTTTCTCAGAATAACCCGGTTCAGATTCTGtgctttataattttcttattttgttaccTGGCTATTCTGATTGGAAATTTCATTGTCATGATCTCTATCACATGTATCCAGCTCATTGAACAACCCATGTACTTCTTTCTGACTTACTTGTCCTTTATGGATATTTGCTACACTTCCACAGTGACCCCTAAACTCATCAGTGATATGCTGGTTGAAAACAAGAGTATTTCCTATACTAATTGCCTAATCCAGCTCTTCACTATGCATTTCTTTGGAGGGGTGGAGGTCTTCTTACTCACAGGGATGGCCTATGATCGTTACGTGGCCATTTGTAAACCTTTGCACTACATGACTATCAAGAGAAGGGGCAAGTGCAATGCACTGGTCTTGGCTGCTTGTGGTGGGGGCTTTCTGCATTCATTTGCACAATTGATCCTTGCTATTCTCTTACCTTTCTGTGGCCCCAAAGAGATCAATCACTATTTCTGTGACATGTATCCATTGCTGAAACTTGCTTGCATAGATACACACAGGATTGGTCTTTTAGTAATAGCCAATTCAGGGATGATTGCATTGGTGGTTTTCATGGTTCTCATGACTTCATATGCTGTGATCTTATATACTCTTTGGACACATTCTTCTGAAAGCCGCCAGAAAGCTCTTTCCACTTGTGGATCCCATATCACTGTTGTTGTCCTGTTCTTCGGGCCTgcaattttcatttacattagaCCAGCCACCACGTTCCAGGAGGATAAAGTTTTGGCTCTTTTTTACACAGTCATTGCTCCAATGTGTAATTCTTTGGTCTACACTTTGaagaattcagaaatgaaaaatgcctTGAAGAAAGTTTGGAACAGAAACTTATTCAATAGAAGAAAGCAAATGTTCTAA